A stretch of Brassica napus cultivar Da-Ae chromosome C6, Da-Ae, whole genome shotgun sequence DNA encodes these proteins:
- the LOC106404418 gene encoding uncharacterized protein LOC106404418 — translation MDFDKLRKYPWGLHAYDLLLDSIKKARFKLKKNSYVLDGFSYALQIWLMEAIPDIGTLLGQKYKEGITSVRCQNCMERTKAVVFPFISDTGNNDVVASVRFKRDDEKKDERVDKIISLINAKFDWSKFVWQVEEDMRTQDQLHEKVDVAVEASQDQIDGKDEVAVEGELEVSEKEEQVEPVAKRRVTRNAKDPGCESRKRQLLCQRAAEQNTGLDDQTKIFITGLFNTSFNSMKEEVKKHVDHRYDKLDSEIA, via the exons ATGGATTTTGATAAACTGAGGAAGTATCCGTGGGGTCTTCATGCCTACGATCTGCTTCTGGATTCCATAAAGAAAGCAAGGTTCAAGTTGAAGAAGAACAGTTATGTATTAGATGGATTCTCCTATGCCCTACAGATTTGGCTTATGGAGGCGATTCCAGACATTGGGACTTTGCTGGGTCAAAAGTACAAGGAAGGCATAACCAGTGTGAGATGTCAGAACTGTATGGAAAGAACT AAAGCGGTTGTGTTTCCATTCATATCTGATACCGGAAACAATGATGTCGTTGCTAGTGTGAGATTCAAAAGGGATgatgagaagaaagatgaaCGAGTTGACAAAATTATTTCCTTGATCAATGCAAAATTTGATTGGAGCAAATTCGTTTGGCAAGTTGAGGAAGATATGCGGACTCAAGATCAGCTACATGAGAAGGTTGATGTTGCTGTGGAAGCTAGTCAAGATCAGATAGATGGGAAAGATGAGGTTGCCGTGGAAGGTGAACTAGAAGTATCTGAAAAAGAAGAACAGGTTGAACCTGTAGCTAAAAGAAGGGTCACGAGGAACGCAAAGGATCCCGGTTGTGAGTCTAGGAAGAGACAACTACTTTGCCAACGCGCGGCAGAACAGAACACTGGTCTCGATGATCAAACGAAGATTTTTATTACGGGATTGTTCAACACCTCCTTCAACTCAATGAAGGAAGAGGTTAAGAAGCATGTGGATCATCGCTATGACAAGCTTGACAGTGAGATTGCATAG
- the LOC125589212 gene encoding uncharacterized protein LOC125589212, giving the protein MSEIHGNLHNVSVSQSSNIDLEMDTQDYLWKTMGNLIQDSYVKGFDPSQKAKVDDPMEWLTLLTSLNPKETPLTSFKPKETSLPFLRDRDLPDDRVKDKDYSLVFVPEESWVKLVEWSLTSMELQIGPSMFTKEMSARIVGPTEWLENYKIDVMLFLSRERTTLGRWKANKVAFMSCVFSNQMKCSYATFEKDKTKFKVEGLLHDYGTGQLPPHGRTGLVWDVDVSRMYVPVFVHGNHWISMCVNFVTRTIEVFDCAGLKHHKDVELFANFIPRIVKAVQSAEKKKHLNVVKYKVVYVPVPFINKSSSDCGVYALKFIECHALGLDFTLVNDDNIHEARHNIAYDLWEAANNPELMLRMSKYTPPKTITSDVVELV; this is encoded by the exons ATGTCTGAGATTCATGGGAATTTGCATAATGTATCTGTCTCCCAATCGTCTAACATTGATCTAGAGATGGATACACAAGATTATTTATGGAAGACAATGGGAAATCTTATACAAGATTCATATGTGAAAGGATTCGATCCATCCCAAAAAGCAAAGGTTGATGACCCAATGGAATGGTTAACCCTACTGACTTCATTGAATCCCAAGGAAACCCCACTGACTTCATTCAAGCCCAAGGAAACCTCACTGCCATTTTTACGGGACAGAGATTTGCCTGACGATCGTGTAAAAGATAAGGATTACTCCTTGGTTTTCGTCCCCGAAGAATCTTGGGTCAAACTCGTTGAGTGGTCCTTAACTTCCAT GGAACTTCAGATTGGACCTTCAATGTTTACAAAAGAGATGTCAGCACGTATAGTTGGACCTACAGAGTGGTTAGAGAACTAT aaaattgATGTCATGTTATTCTTATCCCGGGAGAGGACAACATTGGGAAGATGGAAGGCAAACAAGGTCGCTTTCATGAGCTGCGTTTTCAGTAACCAAATGAAGTGTTCATACGCCACTTTTGAAAAGGACAAGACTAAGTTTAAAGTAGAAGGGTTGCTACACGACTACGGGACAGGTCAACTTCCTCCTCATGGAAGAACGGGACTTGTGTGGGATGTGGACGTCAGCCGTATGTATGTTCCTGTTTTTGTCCACGGTAACCACTGGATCTCTATGTGCGTTAATTTCGTTACTCGAACGATTGAAGTTTTTGATTGTGCCGGATTGAAACACCATAAAGATGTGGAGCTTTTTGCGAATTTTATCCCTCGGATTGTAAAAGCTGTCCAGTCAGCTGAGAAAAAGAAGCATCTCAACGTCGTTAAATATAAAGTCGTGTACGTGCCAGTGCCATTCATAAACAAGAGTAGTAGTGACTGTGGAGTTTATGCACTGAAATTCATCGAGTGTCACGCTCTAGGCTTGGATTTCACACTGGTGAACGACGACAACATTCATGAAGCCAGACATAATAttgcatatgatctttgggaaGCTGCAAACAATCCCGAGCTGATGTTGCGAATGTCAAAGTACACACCTCCGAAGACAATAACTTCTGATGTTGTGGAGCTTGTTTAG
- the LOC106405383 gene encoding probable calcium-binding protein CML34, translating into MSAKQILQKFDKNNDGKLSLEEFREAALAFSKNIPDEEITKMFKEFDVDGDGELDADEFTLCINNMLKEAFDFCDTDGDGKVTASEFHAAMTGLGEDFTEEKCAEMVQAVDADGDGYVSFEEFMAMIIGEFKK; encoded by the coding sequence atgtCTGCAAAACAGATCCTCCAAAAGTTCGACAAGAACAACGACGGCAAGCTCTCACTGGAGGAGTTCCGTGAAGCGGCTCTTGCTTTCTCTAAGAACATTCCTGATGAAGAAATCACAAAGATGTTCAAGGAATTTGACGTGGATGGTGACGGTGAGCTTGACGCTGACGAGTTTACTTTGTGCATTAATAACATGTTGAAGGAAGCTTTTGATTTTTGTGATACTGATGGTGACGGAAAGGTAACAGCAAGTGAGTTCCATGCGGCCATGACTGGGCTTGGGGAGGACTTCACAGAAGAAAAATGTGCAGAGATGGTTCAAGCCGTGGATGCAGATGGTGATGGTTATGTTAGCTTTGAGGAATTTATGGCTATGATCATTGGCGAGTTTAAGAAATGA
- the BNAUNNG00670D gene encoding uncharacterized protein BNAUNNG00670D, whose protein sequence is MPVVGKEKVTWMKLTTKPLDKEKNFSKVKRALCSLTQIKDQRFDDNETVTIKVVCCSPEKVADKLCKNGGGAIKKIEYGIENPMAPKPKAPEKPKEGDKPKDGDKPKEAEKPKPAPAASSSQTMIYNSEPGHPMYGGSYNGYYQEYGSYPETQWGQPMYNGYPSRPIYDSYGGGGGGWKEDETGSSCTIM, encoded by the exons ATGCCAGTGGTGGGCAAGGAGAAG GTAACATGGATGAAGTTGACGACGAAACCTCTTGATAAGGAGAAGAACTTCAGTAAAGTTAAGAGGGCTCTTTGTAGCCTGACTC AAATAAAAGACCAACGGTTCGACGATAACGAAACAGTCACGATCAAAGTGGTTTGTTGCAGTCCTGAAAAAGTTGCGGACAAACTCTGCAAAAACGGAGGTGGAGCTATCAAGAAGATCGAGTATGGTATCGAAAACCCTATGGCACCAAAGCCTAAGGCACCTGAAAAGCCTAAAGAAGGTGACAAACCTAAAGACGGTGACAAGCCTAAAGAAGCAGAGAAGCCAAAACCAGCTCCAGCAGCTTCGAGTTCTCAAACAATGATCTATAATTCAGAGCCGGGTCACCCGATGTATGGTGGGTCTTACAACGGCTATTACCAAGAATATGGGTCTTACCCGGAGACGCAGTGGGGTCAGCCGATGTATAATGGATATCCTTCAAGACCCATTTATGATAGCTAtggaggtggaggtggaggtTGGAAAGAAGATGAGACCGGCTCATCTTGCACTATTATGTGA